In bacterium, one genomic interval encodes:
- a CDS encoding PDGLE domain-containing protein, whose product MKLTNKLWIGLGILVILSPLGLLLPEHFKAGSAWGEWGADEMQKLVGYVPQGLEKISSLWNAPMPDYAFKGWEEKGLSHLSLAYIVSAILGIIVIAIVILFIGKILSRGNE is encoded by the coding sequence ATGAAACTCACTAATAAATTATGGATAGGGTTAGGCATTTTAGTTATTCTTTCTCCGCTGGGTTTATTATTGCCTGAACATTTTAAGGCAGGTTCAGCATGGGGAGAGTGGGGAGCTGATGAGATGCAGAAACTGGTAGGGTATGTTCCTCAGGGTCTTGAAAAGATTTCTAGCCTTTGGAATGCTCCTATGCCTGACTATGCTTTTAAGGGGTGGGAGGAAAAGGGGTTATCACATCTTAGCCTTGCCTATATTGTATCAGCGATATTGGGAATAATTGTTATCGCAATAGTCATTTTGTTTATAGGCAAGATCTTATCAAGGGGAAATGAATAA
- a CDS encoding carbohydrate porin yields the protein MAVLKKAALFLVVFSFLCATATFADEVSIRDEINQLKERIAALEKKASDQDKYIANQNATVQTQQQKISEYETKLSQFEENLHRVPTAPIQLMEGLELGAGGTMIVQGTNNVNYNGDGQTQKKDRTDGSYSADVTLAKEFKEVDGRAFLHLEAGQGAGLEDNLTLYSNVNRDAGDSDAKVELTEFWYEQNLFKDKAAVTFGKLDPTAYFDQNEVANDETAQFLGRIFRNSPTVEFPDNNAGIRVAYLPVEWLELGYGMFNAKSGWEKIGDNLFNIGQVSFKTNFLNLPGNYRFYGWSNNANHTKWLDTEKTKETAYGFGLSFDQKANDIVTLFVRYGWQNPKVYNPELPATGNDDDPNYFSLEQSWSAGFQVEGKPWGREKDVFAFAVGQVMPSDDYKKAKEYLARTEGHLEAYYRIYVNDHLFISPDFQHIWNPFGKDVVGDTNGIFVGGIRAQIDF from the coding sequence AAGGAGCGTATTGCTGCCTTAGAGAAGAAAGCTTCAGATCAGGACAAATATATAGCTAATCAGAACGCAACAGTTCAAACGCAGCAGCAAAAGATCTCGGAATACGAAACAAAGTTATCACAATTTGAGGAAAATCTTCACCGCGTGCCGACAGCTCCTATTCAGCTTATGGAAGGACTTGAGCTTGGTGCAGGCGGCACTATGATTGTTCAGGGTACTAATAACGTTAATTATAATGGTGACGGACAGACGCAAAAGAAAGATCGCACCGATGGTTCATATTCAGCGGATGTAACTTTAGCTAAAGAATTTAAGGAAGTTGACGGTAGGGCGTTCCTGCATTTAGAGGCTGGCCAGGGCGCTGGGCTTGAAGATAATCTTACCTTATATAGTAATGTTAATCGTGATGCCGGTGACAGCGATGCTAAGGTTGAGCTGACGGAATTCTGGTATGAACAAAATTTGTTTAAAGACAAGGCTGCTGTTACTTTTGGTAAACTTGATCCTACTGCTTATTTTGATCAAAATGAAGTTGCTAATGACGAAACTGCTCAGTTTTTAGGCAGGATTTTTCGTAATTCGCCTACGGTTGAATTTCCAGATAATAACGCTGGTATTCGGGTTGCTTATCTACCTGTAGAATGGCTTGAATTAGGTTATGGTATGTTTAATGCAAAAAGTGGTTGGGAGAAAATCGGGGATAATCTTTTTAATATCGGTCAGGTTAGTTTTAAGACCAATTTTTTAAATCTTCCCGGTAATTACCGCTTCTACGGCTGGAGTAATAATGCGAATCATACTAAGTGGCTGGATACAGAAAAGACAAAAGAAACAGCCTATGGTTTTGGTTTAAGTTTTGATCAGAAAGCCAACGATATTGTTACTCTCTTTGTTCGTTATGGCTGGCAGAACCCGAAAGTTTATAACCCTGAATTACCGGCAACTGGGAACGATGATGATCCTAATTATTTTTCTCTTGAGCAATCCTGGAGCGCCGGCTTCCAAGTTGAAGGTAAACCTTGGGGAAGAGAGAAGGATGTGTTTGCTTTTGCCGTAGGCCAGGTAATGCCTTCGGATGATTATAAGAAAGCAAAAGAATATTTAGCAAGAACTGAAGGCCACCTCGAAGCCTATTACAGAATATACGTGAACGATCACTTATTCATCAGTCCTGACTTCCAGCATATCTGGAATCCATTTGGAAAGGATGTTGTGGGAGATACAAATGGCATTTTTGTGGGTGGGATTAGGGCACAGATTGATTTTTAA
- the cbiM gene encoding cobalt transporter CbiM translates to MHIPDGYLGPATCGFFYVVMLPIWTVASKIVKKTLRARQVPMLAIGAAFSFVIMMFNVPIPGGTTGHAVGGVLVAILLGPWAACIALTVALVIQALLFGDGGITAIGANCFNMAFVLPFVGYYIYKAISYNAPIDSKRRVLAAGIAGYIGINVAAFFAGVEFGLQPLLHHTANGQALYCPYGFKVAVPVMLGEHLLIFGWVEAIVTALVIKYLQKHSPEFIKESEVANETH, encoded by the coding sequence ATGCATATACCAGATGGTTATTTAGGTCCGGCAACCTGCGGGTTTTTCTACGTAGTCATGTTGCCGATATGGACAGTTGCATCAAAAATTGTCAAGAAGACACTTAGAGCCCGGCAAGTCCCTATGTTGGCAATAGGCGCGGCATTTAGTTTTGTGATCATGATGTTTAATGTGCCAATACCAGGTGGAACAACTGGACACGCTGTTGGTGGGGTATTGGTAGCGATACTTCTTGGGCCTTGGGCAGCTTGTATTGCTTTAACCGTAGCATTAGTTATCCAGGCGCTGCTATTTGGAGATGGCGGTATTACTGCTATAGGGGCGAATTGTTTTAACATGGCATTTGTTTTGCCGTTTGTAGGTTATTACATATATAAGGCTATTAGTTATAATGCGCCTATAGATTCGAAAAGAAGAGTATTGGCTGCTGGCATAGCAGGATATATAGGTATTAATGTTGCTGCTTTTTTTGCTGGTGTTGAATTCGGGCTACAACCTTTATTGCACCATACTGCAAATGGGCAGGCACTTTATTGTCCGTATGGTTTTAAGGTAGCAGTGCCTGTAATGTTGGGAGAGCATTTATTGATATTTGGATGGGTTGAGGCGATTGTTACAGCTTTAGTAATTAAATATTTACAAAAACATTCCCCGGAATTTATTAAGGAAAGTGAGGTGGCTAATGAAACTCACTAA